Proteins from one Streptomyces caniferus genomic window:
- a CDS encoding nickel-dependent hydrogenase large subunit translates to MAPKTKAAGDGSGLTEMSWDPITRIVGSLGIHTKIDFKQKRVAECYSTSSVFRGYSVFMRGKDPRDAHFITSRICGICGDNHATCSVYTQNMAYGVKPPHLGEWIINLGESAEYMFDHNIFQENLVGVDYCEKMVRETNPGVWELAQRTEAPHAADHGYRTIADIMSSLNPLEGEFYREALQVSRYTREMFCLMEGRHVHPSTLYPGGVGTIASVQLFTDYLSRLMRYVEFMKRVVPLHDDLFDFFYEALPGYEEVGRRRVLLGCWGALNDPDHCDFTYRNMTDWGRKMFVTPGIIVDGKLVTNDLTEINLGIRILLGSSYYQDWEGQEQFVTHDPLGNPVDPRHPWNQHTIPAPQKRDFNDKYSWVMSPRWFDGKEHLALDTGGGPLARLWSTALSGLVDTPYVKATGQSVVIDLPRSMTKPEARFEWKIPKWSNALERNRARTYFQAYSAAMALHFAEQGLEEVRAGRTQTWEKFEVPDESIGCGFTEAVRGVLSHHMVIRDGKIANYHPYPPTPWNASTRDSYGTPGPYEDAVQNTPIFEENSPENFKGIDIMRAVRSFDPCLPCGVHMYVGGGKSVQKMHVPTGLSGLSG, encoded by the coding sequence ATGGCACCGAAGACAAAGGCGGCCGGTGACGGCAGCGGTCTGACGGAGATGTCCTGGGATCCGATCACCCGGATCGTGGGCAGCCTCGGTATCCACACGAAGATCGACTTCAAACAGAAGCGGGTGGCGGAGTGCTACAGCACCTCCTCCGTCTTCCGCGGCTACAGCGTCTTCATGCGGGGCAAGGACCCGCGGGACGCGCACTTCATCACCAGCCGGATCTGCGGCATCTGCGGTGACAACCACGCCACGTGCTCGGTGTACACGCAGAACATGGCCTACGGGGTGAAGCCCCCGCACCTGGGCGAGTGGATCATCAACCTCGGCGAGTCCGCCGAGTACATGTTCGACCACAACATCTTCCAGGAGAACCTGGTCGGGGTCGACTACTGCGAGAAGATGGTCCGCGAGACCAACCCCGGCGTCTGGGAACTCGCCCAGCGCACCGAGGCCCCGCATGCGGCCGACCACGGCTACCGCACCATCGCCGACATCATGAGCTCCCTCAATCCCCTCGAGGGCGAGTTCTACCGCGAGGCGCTCCAGGTCAGCCGCTACACCCGGGAGATGTTCTGCCTGATGGAGGGCCGCCATGTGCACCCCTCCACGCTCTACCCGGGCGGCGTCGGCACCATCGCCAGCGTCCAGCTCTTCACCGACTACCTCAGCCGGCTGATGCGCTACGTCGAATTCATGAAGCGGGTGGTCCCGCTCCATGACGACCTGTTCGACTTCTTCTACGAGGCGCTGCCCGGATACGAGGAGGTCGGCCGGCGGCGGGTGCTGCTCGGCTGCTGGGGTGCGCTCAACGACCCCGACCACTGCGACTTCACCTATCGCAACATGACGGACTGGGGGCGGAAGATGTTCGTCACCCCCGGCATCATCGTCGACGGCAAGCTGGTCACCAACGACCTCACCGAGATCAACCTCGGCATCCGCATCCTGCTGGGCAGCTCCTACTACCAGGACTGGGAGGGCCAGGAGCAGTTCGTCACCCACGACCCGCTCGGCAACCCCGTCGACCCGCGCCACCCGTGGAACCAGCACACCATCCCCGCCCCGCAGAAGCGGGACTTCAATGACAAGTACAGCTGGGTGATGTCCCCGCGCTGGTTCGACGGCAAGGAGCATCTGGCGCTGGACACCGGCGGCGGCCCGCTCGCCCGGCTGTGGTCCACGGCCCTGTCCGGGCTCGTCGACACGCCGTACGTCAAGGCCACCGGCCAGAGCGTCGTCATCGACCTCCCGCGCAGCATGACCAAGCCCGAGGCCCGCTTCGAGTGGAAGATCCCCAAGTGGAGCAACGCGCTGGAGCGTAACCGCGCCCGCACCTACTTCCAGGCGTACTCGGCCGCCATGGCGCTGCACTTCGCGGAGCAGGGGCTCGAAGAGGTCCGGGCCGGACGCACCCAGACCTGGGAGAAGTTCGAGGTTCCCGACGAGTCCATCGGCTGCGGCTTCACCGAGGCGGTGCGCGGCGTGCTCTCGCACCACATGGTCATCAGGGACGGGAAGATCGCCAACTATCACCCGTACCCGCCCACCCCGTGGAACGCCAGCACCCGGGACAGCTACGGCACCCCCGGACCGTACGAGGACGCCGTCCAGAACACCCCGATCTTCGAGGAGAACTCCCCGGAGAACTTCAAGGGCATCGACATCATGCGCGCCGTGCGCAGCTTCGACCCCTGTCTGCCCTGCGGCGTCCACATGTACGTCGGAGGCGGCAAGTCCGTACAGAAGATGCATGTGCCCACCGGCCTGAGCGGGTTGTCCGGATGA
- a CDS encoding hydrogenase expression protein HypE encodes MSASSSVAAQAAANGKPSAEDESPIHILWINAGLSCDGDSVSLTAATQPSIEEIALSVLPGLPKIAVHWPLIDFECGPVQGADNFIEWFFKGERGEIDPFVLVVEGSIPNESIKPEGYWCGFGDDPETGQPITTSEWIDRLAPQALAVVAIGTCATYGGIHAMSGNPTGAMGVPDYLGWDWTSKAGIPIVCVPGCPIQPDNFSETLVYLLYQAVGSAPMIPLDDQLRPSWLFGATVHEGCDRAGYYEQGQFATTYDSPKCLVKLGCWGPVVKCNVPKRGWMDGIGGCPNVGGVCIACTMPGFPDKFMPFMDEPPGGKLSSTASAAYGSVIRRLRDITAKTVDHEPKWRHRGDQLTTGYRKPW; translated from the coding sequence ATGTCTGCATCGTCGAGCGTGGCCGCCCAGGCCGCTGCGAACGGAAAGCCGTCCGCCGAGGACGAGTCCCCGATCCACATTCTCTGGATCAACGCCGGCCTGAGCTGCGACGGCGACTCCGTGTCGCTGACCGCGGCGACCCAGCCGAGCATTGAGGAGATCGCGCTCAGTGTGCTGCCGGGGCTGCCCAAGATCGCCGTCCACTGGCCACTGATCGATTTCGAATGCGGTCCGGTCCAGGGCGCGGACAACTTCATCGAATGGTTCTTCAAGGGCGAACGCGGCGAGATCGACCCGTTCGTGCTGGTCGTCGAGGGGTCCATCCCCAACGAGTCCATCAAGCCGGAGGGCTACTGGTGCGGTTTCGGCGACGACCCCGAGACCGGCCAGCCGATCACCACCAGTGAGTGGATCGACCGGCTCGCGCCCCAGGCGCTCGCGGTGGTCGCGATCGGCACCTGTGCCACGTACGGCGGTATCCATGCGATGTCGGGCAACCCGACCGGAGCCATGGGCGTGCCCGACTACCTGGGCTGGGACTGGACCTCCAAGGCCGGGATCCCGATCGTCTGCGTGCCCGGCTGCCCGATCCAGCCGGACAACTTCTCGGAGACACTGGTCTACCTGCTCTACCAGGCGGTGGGCTCGGCCCCGATGATCCCGCTGGACGACCAGCTGCGCCCCTCCTGGCTCTTCGGGGCGACCGTGCACGAGGGCTGCGACCGGGCCGGCTACTACGAGCAGGGCCAGTTCGCCACCACCTACGACTCGCCCAAGTGTCTGGTGAAGCTCGGATGCTGGGGCCCCGTGGTCAAATGCAACGTGCCCAAGCGGGGCTGGATGGACGGCATCGGCGGCTGCCCGAACGTCGGCGGAGTCTGTATCGCCTGCACCATGCCCGGCTTCCCCGACAAGTTCATGCCGTTCATGGACGAGCCGCCCGGCGGCAAGCTCTCCAGCACCGCCAGCGCCGCGTACGGCAGCGTCATCCGCCGGCTGCGGGACATCACGGCCAAGACCGTCGATCACGAGCCCAAGTGGCGCCACCGCGGCGACCAACTGACCACCGGCTACCGCAAACCGTGGTGA
- a CDS encoding DUF4232 domain-containing protein, which produces MSLTFRTPGRGRRVAAGSLIAVAALGLTACQGGPDAASRPSSAAAPRTSHGTQSGSGAQSADGGTSSSAAKPQSSVPGQRPSVASAKATPPGSKPTGKAADDAQSHASAMTASDRCTAAQMSLRLGASDIGAGNIRYPLVFTNKGKKACSLRGYPGVSLIKRDGSVVGKPATRGGGSGGAVRLQPGQSAHAVLHTLNEGVSDTPCWDRSQIVFVYPPGSKESMTTGSAGLRVCGGRFEVTAVEAGALG; this is translated from the coding sequence ATGTCGCTCACCTTCAGGACACCCGGCCGCGGCCGTCGTGTCGCCGCGGGATCGCTGATCGCCGTCGCGGCGCTCGGGCTCACCGCCTGCCAGGGCGGGCCCGACGCCGCATCGCGCCCCTCGTCGGCCGCCGCACCGCGTACGTCGCACGGCACGCAGAGCGGGAGCGGCGCGCAGTCGGCCGACGGCGGCACCTCGTCGTCCGCCGCGAAGCCGCAGTCCTCCGTGCCCGGCCAGCGGCCGTCGGTGGCGTCGGCGAAGGCGACACCCCCGGGCAGCAAGCCGACGGGCAAGGCCGCGGACGACGCGCAGTCCCACGCCTCCGCCATGACGGCCTCGGACCGTTGCACCGCCGCCCAGATGTCGCTGCGCCTGGGCGCCTCCGACATCGGCGCGGGCAACATCCGCTACCCCCTCGTCTTCACGAACAAGGGCAAGAAGGCCTGCTCGCTGCGCGGCTACCCCGGGGTCTCACTGATCAAGCGGGACGGTTCGGTGGTCGGCAAGCCCGCCACCCGCGGGGGCGGCTCCGGCGGTGCCGTCCGGCTCCAGCCGGGGCAGAGCGCCCATGCTGTGCTGCACACCCTCAACGAGGGCGTCTCGGACACCCCGTGCTGGGACCGCTCGCAGATCGTCTTCGTCTACCCGCCGGGATCCAAGGAGTCGATGACCACGGGTAGCGCCGGCCTGCGGGTGTGCGGCGGACGGTTCGAGGTGACCGCGGTGGAAGCCGGGGCCCTGGGCTGA
- a CDS encoding GNAT family N-acetyltransferase, with translation MTEIRTPRLVLRRWTDDDLAPMADINADPGVMRWIGDGSVLGLEQTAEEIEGWEEEWDDEGFGVFAVELLGSGELAGCAGLSVPGFLPEAEHEVAISWRLGRQYWGQGYASEAAHAVLEFALQDRGLDRVIAINRLGHEASENVLRKLGMAVEREATHPEWGHALTVHSIDLTEYQA, from the coding sequence ATGACCGAGATCCGCACCCCCCGCCTCGTCCTCCGTCGCTGGACCGACGACGACCTCGCCCCCATGGCCGACATCAACGCGGATCCGGGCGTCATGCGCTGGATCGGCGACGGATCCGTCCTCGGCCTGGAGCAGACCGCAGAGGAGATCGAAGGGTGGGAGGAGGAGTGGGACGACGAGGGCTTCGGCGTCTTCGCCGTCGAATTGCTCGGCTCGGGCGAACTGGCCGGATGCGCCGGTCTGTCGGTACCCGGGTTCCTGCCCGAGGCGGAGCACGAGGTGGCGATCAGCTGGCGCCTCGGCCGGCAGTACTGGGGGCAGGGGTACGCGTCCGAAGCCGCCCACGCCGTGCTGGAGTTCGCCCTCCAGGACCGTGGCCTCGACCGCGTCATCGCCATCAACCGGCTCGGCCACGAGGCCTCGGAGAACGTCCTGCGCAAGCTCGGTATGGCCGTGGAGCGCGAGGCGACGCATCCGGAGTGGGGCCATGCACTCACCGTGCACAGCATCGATCTCACGGAGTACCAGGCCTGA
- a CDS encoding MFS transporter, translated as MTPTTTDQLPGRAAGTPAAPLVPDPAVGGHRRARGGIVPVLAFSGIVVAVMQTLLVPVIKDLPVLLNTAPSNATWVMTATLLAGAVSTPIMGRLGDLYGKRRMLLTSLAVMVVGSLVCGFTSDLITMIVGRALQGFAMGAIPLGIGIMRDELPRERLGSAMGLMSSSIGVGGGLALPVAALVAQHADWHTLFFGAAGLGVLSMLLTFLIVPESAVRARGRFDVAGALGLSAGLVALLLPITKGSDWGWGSPTTLALFGVAALILVLWGVMELRIADPLVDLRTTARREVLLTNLASITVGVAFYAISLVLPQLLQLPESTGYGLGQSMVVAGLCMAPLGLTMMLVAPLYARIAARRGPKVSLLLGMLIIAIGYGAGIGLMSAPWQTVIIAVVVGAGIGLAYSSLPALIIGAVDPSETGAANGLNTLMRSIGTSVSSAVIGMVLAHMSQPMGPVTVPTMAGFRVSFLIATAAVIVGVALASFLPSPRQASRPTLVAQSTDGDAEEGSGAGGAAEPAVRTAEFSKPAGPAKPAPSWARSAAAPDATLVPSAPAEATATEEPAGTRTGFAGRVLDSSGAPVPGASITLIDRQGRQAGVTTAAADGRYALAAPAAGTYVLTGAAPGHTPYAASALYRGEGAPAQVDLLLAATGRLGGVVLGGPEGAPLAGGSIVLTDAAGEVVVRTTSGADGEWDVAPLPPGPYTLVLSAPGHQPQARALELSGGEPERQDIRLRLTTTVRGTVRGPHGRPLADAAVTLVEDGTVAGHTVTGPDGVFAFSDLSGSHYTLTAAGYPPHAVGISLAGGAHELLDLDLAQPSAATG; from the coding sequence ATGACCCCGACGACGACGGACCAGCTCCCCGGAAGGGCTGCGGGCACCCCTGCCGCGCCCCTTGTGCCCGATCCGGCCGTGGGCGGGCACCGCAGAGCCCGTGGCGGCATCGTCCCGGTTCTGGCCTTCTCCGGCATTGTCGTCGCGGTCATGCAGACGCTGCTGGTGCCGGTCATCAAGGACCTGCCGGTGCTGCTCAACACGGCACCCAGCAACGCCACGTGGGTGATGACGGCCACCCTCCTCGCGGGTGCCGTCTCCACGCCCATCATGGGCCGCCTCGGCGACCTCTACGGCAAGCGCCGGATGCTGCTGACCAGCCTCGCGGTCATGGTCGTCGGCTCGCTGGTCTGCGGATTCACCAGCGACCTGATCACCATGATCGTGGGCCGGGCGCTCCAGGGCTTCGCGATGGGCGCCATCCCGCTCGGCATCGGCATCATGCGCGACGAGCTGCCGCGCGAACGGCTCGGCTCGGCCATGGGCCTGATGAGTTCGTCGATCGGCGTGGGCGGCGGACTCGCGCTGCCGGTTGCGGCCCTGGTCGCCCAACACGCGGACTGGCACACCCTGTTCTTCGGCGCCGCCGGTCTCGGCGTGCTGTCGATGCTGCTCACCTTCCTGATCGTCCCCGAGAGCGCGGTGCGCGCCCGCGGGCGCTTCGACGTGGCGGGCGCCCTCGGGCTGTCGGCCGGACTGGTCGCCCTGCTGCTGCCCATCACCAAGGGCAGCGACTGGGGCTGGGGCTCGCCCACCACCCTCGCTCTGTTCGGCGTCGCGGCCCTGATCCTGGTGCTGTGGGGCGTGATGGAACTGCGCATCGCCGACCCCCTGGTCGATCTGCGGACCACCGCCCGCCGCGAGGTACTGCTGACCAACCTCGCCTCGATCACCGTCGGGGTGGCCTTCTACGCGATCTCCCTGGTGCTGCCGCAGCTGCTGCAGCTGCCCGAGTCGACCGGCTACGGCCTCGGCCAGTCCATGGTGGTGGCCGGCCTGTGCATGGCGCCGCTGGGCCTGACGATGATGCTCGTCGCCCCGCTGTACGCGCGGATCGCCGCCCGCCGCGGCCCCAAGGTCTCCCTGCTGCTCGGCATGCTGATCATCGCGATCGGCTACGGCGCGGGCATCGGCCTGATGAGCGCCCCCTGGCAGACCGTCATCATCGCGGTGGTCGTCGGCGCCGGCATCGGCCTGGCGTACTCCTCGCTGCCCGCGCTGATCATCGGCGCCGTCGACCCGTCCGAGACCGGTGCGGCCAACGGTCTGAACACCCTGATGCGCTCGATCGGCACCTCGGTGTCCAGCGCCGTGATCGGCATGGTGCTGGCCCATATGTCCCAGCCGATGGGGCCGGTCACGGTGCCCACGATGGCCGGCTTCCGGGTCTCCTTCCTGATCGCCACGGCCGCCGTCATCGTCGGCGTCGCCCTGGCGTCCTTCCTGCCCTCGCCGCGCCAGGCCTCCCGCCCGACCCTGGTCGCGCAGAGCACGGACGGCGATGCAGAGGAAGGGTCCGGCGCCGGCGGTGCGGCCGAACCGGCCGTCCGGACGGCCGAGTTCAGCAAGCCGGCCGGGCCCGCCAAGCCTGCGCCGTCCTGGGCCCGGTCGGCCGCCGCACCGGACGCCACCCTTGTCCCCTCAGCCCCCGCCGAGGCGACCGCGACCGAAGAACCGGCCGGAACCCGTACCGGGTTCGCAGGCCGTGTCCTGGACTCCTCCGGCGCCCCGGTCCCGGGCGCGAGCATCACCCTGATCGACCGGCAGGGCCGCCAGGCAGGCGTCACCACGGCCGCCGCCGACGGGCGCTATGCGCTGGCCGCACCCGCGGCGGGCACCTATGTCCTGACGGGCGCCGCGCCCGGCCACACCCCGTACGCCGCCTCTGCCCTGTATCGCGGCGAGGGCGCTCCGGCCCAGGTCGATCTGCTACTCGCGGCCACCGGTCGCCTGGGCGGCGTTGTCCTCGGGGGTCCGGAAGGGGCCCCGCTGGCCGGTGGGAGCATCGTCCTCACCGATGCCGCCGGCGAAGTGGTGGTCCGTACGACCTCCGGCGCCGACGGAGAGTGGGACGTCGCCCCGCTGCCGCCCGGCCCGTACACCCTGGTGCTCAGCGCCCCCGGTCACCAGCCGCAGGCCCGCGCCCTGGAACTGTCCGGCGGCGAGCCGGAACGGCAGGACATCCGTCTGCGGTTGACCACCACCGTCCGCGGAACGGTACGGGGACCGCACGGGCGGCCGCTCGCCGACGCCGCCGTGACCCTCGTCGAGGACGGCACGGTCGCCGGGCACACCGTCACCGGACCGGACGGCGTCTTCGCCTTCTCCGACCTGAGCGGCTCCCACTACACCCTCACGGCAGCCGGCTACCCGCCGCACGCCGTCGGGATATCCCTCGCCGGCGGCGCCCACGAGCTCCTCGACCTGGACCTCGCCCAGCCGTCGGCGGCCACCGGCTGA
- a CDS encoding ScbR family autoregulator-binding transcription factor has translation MAQQDRAIRTRRLILEAAAAVFDDLGYDRATIAEVLDRAGVTKGALYFHFASKEQLALAVLDEHVLDIAVEPQKIKLQEFVDAGQVLAYRLRSDPIQRGAARLAVEQGSNHLDRKQSMLSWSVFVEGLLNEAKDRGEVMDSIVVRETAELFVGAFAGLQMMSQAFTNRADLSRRLTVFFEHTLPSIAVPAILAKLKLDSERGAQLDAALQGKAPANAGIDAAAS, from the coding sequence GTGGCGCAACAGGACCGCGCGATCCGGACCCGGCGACTGATTTTGGAGGCGGCCGCCGCGGTCTTTGACGACCTCGGCTACGACCGCGCGACCATCGCCGAAGTCCTCGACCGCGCAGGCGTCACCAAGGGCGCCTTGTACTTCCACTTCGCCTCCAAGGAGCAGCTCGCGCTGGCGGTGCTCGATGAGCACGTACTGGACATCGCCGTCGAGCCTCAGAAGATCAAGTTGCAGGAGTTCGTCGACGCGGGCCAGGTGCTGGCGTACCGGCTGCGCAGTGATCCGATCCAGCGCGGAGCGGCACGCCTGGCGGTCGAGCAGGGATCCAACCACCTCGACCGCAAGCAGTCGATGCTCTCGTGGAGCGTGTTCGTGGAGGGGTTGCTCAACGAGGCGAAGGACCGCGGTGAAGTGATGGACAGCATCGTCGTGCGGGAAACAGCGGAGCTGTTCGTCGGCGCCTTCGCCGGGCTGCAGATGATGTCCCAGGCCTTCACCAACCGGGCCGATCTCAGCCGCCGTCTGACCGTCTTCTTCGAGCACACCCTCCCGAGCATTGCGGTTCCGGCCATTCTCGCCAAGCTCAAGCTGGATTCTGAGCGCGGGGCACAACTCGATGCCGCCCTGCAGGGGAAGGCGCCGGCGAACGCCGGGATCGATGCCGCGGCGAGCTGA
- a CDS encoding ScbA/BarX family gamma-butyrolactone biosynthesis protein — translation MSNTMQVSGTVQPRAPYQTHAKGNHRAAAGHRHEPCVPQEFVHRPVADDILVTSWRRLDDSRFTLTAQWPHDHEYFTPAHGRHHLILTGETIRQAGLLLCHTELGVPVGHHFILGNLVYTTHPEHLAVGSGPTRLTIDVTCSRMHLRGGTLASGHFNMTIRKAGRIVATGYSDVAVASPAVYRRIRGERLAARRTLGSLPAPVPHQLTGSAMDSDVLLSPTDRSGRWELRIAPGHGAMVNPANDHIPGMLLLDAAQQAARALTAPRIFVPYAFGTEFHRYAEHGIPCSIVARLVPSALPSTTTVQVTGSQEGKSVFVSTLTALDTQH, via the coding sequence ATGAGCAACACGATGCAGGTCAGCGGCACGGTTCAGCCCAGGGCTCCATATCAGACACACGCGAAGGGGAACCACCGTGCTGCTGCCGGACATCGCCATGAACCCTGCGTCCCCCAGGAGTTCGTCCACCGGCCCGTCGCCGACGACATTCTGGTCACCTCATGGCGCCGACTGGACGACTCCCGCTTCACGCTGACCGCCCAGTGGCCGCACGACCACGAGTACTTCACCCCGGCGCACGGCCGCCACCATCTCATTCTCACCGGCGAGACCATCCGCCAGGCGGGGCTGCTCCTGTGCCACACCGAACTCGGCGTACCGGTCGGCCACCACTTCATCCTCGGCAACCTGGTGTACACAACCCACCCCGAGCACCTGGCCGTTGGCAGCGGGCCCACCCGGCTGACGATCGACGTCACCTGCAGCCGGATGCACCTGCGGGGCGGCACGCTGGCCAGTGGCCACTTCAACATGACCATCCGCAAGGCGGGCCGGATCGTCGCCACGGGCTATTCCGACGTCGCCGTCGCCTCCCCTGCCGTCTACCGCCGGATCCGTGGCGAACGGCTGGCCGCACGCCGCACCCTGGGCTCGCTGCCCGCACCCGTCCCGCACCAGCTGACCGGCAGCGCCATGGACAGCGATGTCCTGCTGTCCCCCACCGACAGGTCCGGCCGATGGGAACTGCGCATCGCGCCCGGCCATGGCGCGATGGTGAATCCGGCGAATGACCACATTCCGGGAATGCTGCTGCTGGATGCGGCACAGCAGGCCGCCCGGGCGCTGACCGCACCCCGGATCTTCGTGCCGTACGCCTTCGGCACCGAATTCCACCGCTACGCCGAGCACGGCATCCCCTGCAGCATCGTGGCCCGGCTCGTCCCGTCCGCGCTCCCCTCCACCACGACGGTCCAGGTCACCGGCTCCCAGGAGGGCAAGTCGGTGTTCGTCTCCACCCTGACCGCACTGGACACCCAGCATTGA
- a CDS encoding SDR family oxidoreductase, which translates to MGDLHGKTALVTGSSRGIGRGIAQRLAQDGALIAVHYGRNDAAAKETVESITSAGGRAFPLRADLGIPGDVEDLFAAFDTELAACGAEPGLDILVNNAALNFPAHIDAVTYEEFDRTIAVNTRAPLFIIQQGLRRMRDGGRIINISSAVTSTAHPSQIAYSVSKGALETLTHTLAKDVGARGITVNTIAPGWVETDVTAERRATPEGRAALAAYSVFNRIGRPSDIADVAAFLASDASRWITGQRFDVTGGSML; encoded by the coding sequence ATGGGTGACCTCCACGGAAAGACCGCGCTGGTGACGGGATCCAGCCGCGGCATCGGCCGGGGCATCGCCCAGCGCCTCGCTCAGGACGGTGCGCTGATCGCCGTCCACTACGGCCGCAATGACGCCGCGGCCAAGGAAACGGTCGAAAGCATCACCAGCGCGGGTGGCCGGGCCTTCCCCCTCCGCGCGGACCTGGGAATTCCCGGTGATGTCGAGGACCTCTTCGCGGCCTTCGACACCGAACTCGCAGCCTGCGGTGCGGAACCCGGCCTCGACATTCTCGTCAACAACGCGGCGCTCAACTTCCCCGCGCACATAGACGCGGTGACCTACGAGGAGTTCGACCGCACCATCGCGGTCAACACCAGGGCCCCGCTCTTCATCATCCAGCAGGGTCTGCGCCGGATGCGTGACGGCGGACGCATCATCAACATCTCGTCAGCGGTGACGAGTACGGCGCACCCGTCACAGATCGCCTACAGCGTTTCCAAGGGCGCGCTGGAAACTCTCACACACACCCTCGCCAAGGACGTCGGCGCACGCGGGATCACGGTGAACACCATCGCCCCCGGCTGGGTCGAGACCGACGTGACGGCGGAGCGGAGAGCGACACCCGAGGGGCGGGCAGCCCTGGCGGCCTATTCCGTGTTCAACCGGATCGGCCGGCCCTCCGACATCGCCGACGTCGCCGCCTTCCTGGCCTCGGACGCCTCCCGTTGGATCACCGGTCAGCGCTTCGATGTCACCGGCGGCTCGATGCTCTGA
- a CDS encoding 2OG-Fe(II) oxygenase translates to MTTTTTKRRARPTVLAERVAATDWTALAEELDTVGCASTPRLLDPADCRALVALYEDTARFRSTVDMARHRFGSGQYRYFADPLPAPVQSLREAFYPHLLRTARDWADRLGRPAPWPDTLGEWLARCHEAGQTKSSQILLRYGAGDWNALHRDIFGEMVFPLQVVVGLDEQGTDYTGGEFLLVEQRPRAQSRGTSTVLRQGHGLVFTTRDRPVRSARGWSAGPVRHGVSIVRSGHRHSLGLVFHDA, encoded by the coding sequence ATGACCACCACGACCACCAAGCGCCGGGCCCGTCCCACCGTGCTCGCCGAGCGGGTAGCGGCCACCGACTGGACGGCCCTGGCCGAGGAACTCGACACCGTGGGCTGTGCGTCGACCCCACGACTGCTCGACCCGGCCGACTGCCGCGCCCTCGTCGCGCTGTACGAGGACACCGCCCGCTTCCGCTCGACCGTCGACATGGCACGGCACCGCTTCGGCTCGGGACAGTACCGCTACTTCGCCGACCCGCTGCCCGCGCCGGTCCAGTCCCTCCGCGAGGCGTTCTACCCGCATCTGCTGCGGACGGCCCGCGACTGGGCGGACCGGCTCGGCAGACCGGCCCCCTGGCCGGACACCCTGGGGGAGTGGCTCGCGAGGTGCCACGAGGCCGGTCAGACCAAGTCCTCGCAGATTCTGCTGCGTTACGGGGCGGGCGACTGGAACGCGCTGCACCGGGACATCTTCGGGGAGATGGTCTTCCCCCTCCAGGTCGTCGTCGGCCTGGACGAGCAGGGCACCGACTACACCGGTGGGGAGTTCCTGCTCGTCGAGCAGCGGCCGCGAGCACAGTCCCGCGGCACCAGCACCGTCCTGCGGCAGGGCCACGGTCTGGTCTTCACGACCCGCGACCGCCCCGTACGTTCCGCCCGCGGCTGGTCGGCCGGTCCCGTGCGCCACGGGGTGAGCATCGTCCGGTCGGGCCACCGGCACTCCCTGGGCCTGGTCTTCCACGACGCCTGA